In the genome of Gloeotrichia echinulata CP02, one region contains:
- the cobS gene encoding adenosylcobinamide-GDP ribazoletransferase: MTNQPPWWKNLFLKLAASIIFYTCIPLPYLNNLDLGGVARFAPTVGLIIGGILGLFDGLLNYLGMGSLTRSALVVSVWISITGGLHLDGAMDTADGLAVGDPKRRLAVMADSATGAFGAMAAIALLLLKTTALTDISENRWLILMAACGWGRWGQQLAIARYAYLKPTGKGAFHKQAIRSYKDLLPSLLLLIGLSGLLFLLNRKNLLLALGMILAGSAIATLTGAWFNHKLGGHTGDTYGAVVEWTEALFLCVMTSL, encoded by the coding sequence ATGACGAATCAGCCTCCGTGGTGGAAAAACTTGTTCTTAAAGCTGGCTGCTTCCATAATATTTTATACCTGTATTCCCCTGCCATACCTGAATAATTTAGACTTGGGGGGGGTGGCACGTTTTGCCCCAACCGTAGGGCTGATAATTGGGGGAATTTTAGGGCTATTTGATGGGCTGCTGAATTATCTGGGTATGGGATCTCTGACTCGTAGCGCTTTAGTAGTCAGCGTTTGGATTAGCATTACCGGGGGATTGCATTTAGATGGGGCGATGGATACAGCCGATGGCTTGGCTGTAGGTGATCCAAAACGGCGACTGGCGGTAATGGCTGATAGTGCGACGGGTGCGTTTGGGGCAATGGCGGCGATCGCCTTACTATTGTTAAAAACAACCGCCTTGACAGATATAAGCGAAAACCGTTGGTTGATATTGATGGCTGCTTGTGGGTGGGGACGTTGGGGACAACAGCTAGCGATCGCCCGATATGCTTACCTTAAACCAACAGGTAAAGGCGCATTTCACAAACAAGCGATTCGTTCTTATAAAGATTTGTTACCGAGCTTGCTATTGTTGATTGGTTTGAGTGGTTTATTATTTTTGCTGAATAGAAAAAACCTGTTGTTAGCCTTGGGAATGATATTAGCTGGAAGTGCGATCGCTACTCTGACAGGTGCATGGTTCAATCACAAATTAGGCGGACATACAGGAGACACCTACGGCGCAGTAGTCGAGTGGACGGAAGCCTTATTTCTTTGTGTGATGACCAGTCTTTAA
- the tgt gene encoding tRNA guanosine(34) transglycosylase Tgt: MSHKFSFQCLACCSQTKARAGVFFTPHGPVETPRFMPVGTLANVKTVTPAQLKDTGAQMVLSNTYHLHLQPGEAIVAGGGGLHKFMGWNGPMLTDSGGFQVFSLSEMRKITEEGVTFRSPHDGQIIKLTPERSIEIQNILGADVIMAFDECPPYPATRQEVEAATERTYRWLERCIVAHKRDDQALFGIVQGGVYLDLRSLAALTLAKLDLPGYAIGGVSVGEPPELVAQIVQATAPLLPPEKPRYLMGVGTYREMAIAIASGIDLFDCVIPTRWARHGTAIVQGDRWNLKNAKFREDFAPLDETCPCYACQNFSRAYISHLVRSQEILAYTLLSIHNITELIRFTQKIREAILRDRFMSEFGHWLNGNDDLMRSN; the protein is encoded by the coding sequence TTGAGTCATAAATTTTCTTTTCAATGTCTTGCTTGCTGTAGCCAAACAAAAGCTAGGGCTGGAGTATTTTTCACCCCTCACGGACCAGTGGAAACTCCCAGATTTATGCCCGTGGGAACCCTGGCTAATGTCAAAACTGTCACGCCAGCCCAACTGAAAGACACGGGGGCACAAATGGTGTTATCTAATACCTATCATCTGCACTTGCAACCAGGGGAAGCAATTGTGGCTGGAGGTGGTGGGTTGCACAAATTCATGGGCTGGAATGGTCCGATGCTCACCGATTCTGGTGGGTTTCAGGTTTTTAGCTTGAGCGAAATGCGAAAAATAACTGAAGAAGGTGTGACCTTTCGCTCACCACATGATGGGCAAATTATTAAATTAACACCAGAACGCTCGATAGAAATTCAAAATATTTTAGGAGCGGATGTCATCATGGCGTTTGATGAGTGTCCCCCCTACCCAGCAACGCGCCAAGAGGTAGAAGCCGCAACTGAGCGGACTTACCGCTGGCTAGAACGCTGCATAGTGGCTCATAAACGCGATGATCAGGCGCTGTTTGGGATTGTGCAAGGGGGTGTATATTTAGATTTACGCTCACTCGCCGCTTTGACTTTGGCTAAGTTAGATTTACCAGGATACGCGATTGGTGGTGTGAGTGTGGGAGAACCACCAGAACTAGTGGCTCAGATTGTACAAGCAACAGCGCCACTGCTACCACCCGAAAAGCCCCGTTACTTGATGGGTGTCGGCACTTATCGGGAAATGGCTATTGCTATCGCTTCGGGTATAGATTTGTTTGATTGTGTAATACCCACCCGGTGGGCGAGACATGGTACCGCGATAGTCCAAGGCGATCGCTGGAATTTAAAAAATGCTAAATTTCGTGAAGATTTTGCACCATTAGATGAAACTTGTCCTTGTTATGCATGTCAAAACTTCAGCCGCGCTTACATCTCTCATCTAGTGCGATCGCAAGAAATTTTAGCTTACACATTGTTAAGCATTCATAACATTACAGAACTCATCCGCTTTACCCAAAAGATCCGAGAAGCAATCTTGCGCGATCGCTTCATGTCAGAATTTGGTCACTGGCTCAATGGCAATGATGATCTGATGCGTTCCAATTGA
- a CDS encoding photosystem II reaction center protein K: protein MEAALLLAKLPEAYQIFNPLVDVLPVIPVFFLLLAFVWQAAVGFR from the coding sequence ATGGAAGCAGCACTTTTGTTAGCTAAATTGCCTGAAGCTTACCAAATCTTCAACCCCTTGGTGGATGTTCTGCCAGTTATTCCCGTTTTCTTCTTGTTGCTTGCTTTCGTTTGGCAAGCTGCTGTGGGTTTTAGGTAA